The Diorhabda sublineata isolate icDioSubl1.1 chromosome 6, icDioSubl1.1, whole genome shotgun sequence genome includes a window with the following:
- the LOC130445007 gene encoding serine/threonine-protein kinase tricornered isoform X3 produces MAGILSGFCPPWFRDSGVLDMTATENTIRFSVHTLDKATKAKVTLENYYSNLVAQHVERKQRLAKLEESLKDDSLSEEQKMEKRLQHAQKETEFLRLKRSRLGVEDFEPLKVIGRGAFGEVRLVQKKDTGHVYAMKILRKADMLEKEQVAHVRAERDILVEADHQWVVKMYYSFQDPINLYLIMEFLPGGDMMTLLMKKDTLSEECTQFYISETALAIDSIHKLGFIHRDIKPDNLLLDAKGHLKLSDFGLCTGLKKSHRTDFYRDLSQAKPSDFIITSSPMDSKRRAESWKKNRRALAYSTVGTPDYIAPEVFMQTGYGPACDWWSLGVIMYEMLIGYPPFCSENPQDTYTKVMNWRDTLVFPAEVPISEEAKDTIIKFCCEADRRLGSQKGLEDLKLNQFYRGVDWEHIRERPAAIPVEVKSIDDTSNFDDFPDVKLEIPSAPLTQDGEVSYKDWVFINYTFKRFEGLTQRGTPTKK; encoded by the exons ATGGCAGGTATATTAAGTGGGTTTTGTCCACCATGGTTTAGAGATTCAG ggGTCCTGGACATGACCGCTACGGAGAATACAATCCGTTTCAGTGTCCACACCCTGGACAAAGCCACCAAAGCAAAAGTCACTCTAGAAAATTATTACAGTAACTTAGTAGCCCAACATGTAGAGCGAAAACAAAG GTTAGCAAAATTAGAAGAATCCTTAAAGGACGATAGTCTCTCTGAGGAACAAAAGATGGAAAAGAGACTGCAACACGCCCAAAAAGAAACCGAATTTCTTAGATTAAAACGATCTCGATTAGGCGTCGAAGACTTCGAACCACTCAAAGTGATAGGTAGAGGGGCATTCGGAGAAGTTAGATTAGTTCAGAAAAAAGACACCGGTCATGTTTACGCGATGAAAATCCTCAGAAAGGCAGACATGTTAGAAAAAGAACAG gTTGCCCATGTCAGAGCAGAACGTGATATCTTAGTTGAAGCCGATCATCAATGGGTGGTGAAGATGTATTATAGTTTTCAAGATcctattaatttatatttaataatggaATTTCTACCTGGCGGTGATATGATGACTCTCCTAATGAAAAAAGACACATTATCAGAAGAGTGTACGCAATTCTATATCAGTGAAACGGCCCTCGCCATCGATTCTATACATAAACTCGGTTTTATACACAGAGACATTAAACCCGATAATTTATTACTCGATGCCAAAGGGCATCTCAAATTATCCGATTTCGGATTGTGTACCGGTTTAAAGAAATCCCACAGGACGGATTTTTACAGAGACTTAAGTCAAGCGAAACCTTCGGATTTTA TCATTACCTCGAGTCCTATGGATAGTAAACGAAGGGCGGaaagttggaaaaaaaatagGAGAGCTCTAGCTTATAGTACCGTCGGTACGCCGGATTATATAGCCCCCGAAGTATTTATGCAAACGGGATACGGACCAGCTTGCGATTGGTGGTCGTTAGGAGTTATTATGTACGAAATGTTGATCGGTTATCCGCCATTTTGTTCGGAAAATCCTCAAGATACGTATACGAAAGTGATGAATTGGAGGGATACGTTGGTGTTTCCAGCCGAGGTACCTATCTCCGAAGAGGCCAAAGATACAATTATCAA ATTCTGTTGTGAAGCGGACAGAAGACTAGGATCTCAAAAAGGTTTAGAAGACCTAAAATTAAATCAGTTCTATCGCGGTGTGGATTGGGAACATATTAGAGAAAGGCCGGCAGCCATACCGGTAGAAGTTAAATCTATAGACGATACGTCAAACTTTGACGATTTTCCCGATGTCAAACTTGAAATTC CTTCTGCTCCTCTGACTCAAGACGGCGAAGTCAGCTACAAAGATTGGGTTTTCATAAACTACACATTCAAAAGGTTCGAGGGTCTCACACAAAGGGGCACGCCGACGAAGAAATAg
- the LOC130445007 gene encoding serine/threonine-protein kinase tricornered isoform X1, whose protein sequence is MSPYSRYRPLPGPEGLVLQPSPGCRPSPTSACRFLRWISKLSPQPVNKQGLGVLDMTATENTIRFSVHTLDKATKAKVTLENYYSNLVAQHVERKQRLAKLEESLKDDSLSEEQKMEKRLQHAQKETEFLRLKRSRLGVEDFEPLKVIGRGAFGEVRLVQKKDTGHVYAMKILRKADMLEKEQVAHVRAERDILVEADHQWVVKMYYSFQDPINLYLIMEFLPGGDMMTLLMKKDTLSEECTQFYISETALAIDSIHKLGFIHRDIKPDNLLLDAKGHLKLSDFGLCTGLKKSHRTDFYRDLSQAKPSDFIITSSPMDSKRRAESWKKNRRALAYSTVGTPDYIAPEVFMQTGYGPACDWWSLGVIMYEMLIGYPPFCSENPQDTYTKVMNWRDTLVFPAEVPISEEAKDTIIKFCCEADRRLGSQKGLEDLKLNQFYRGVDWEHIRERPAAIPVEVKSIDDTSNFDDFPDVKLEIPSAPLTQDGEVSYKDWVFINYTFKRFEGLTQRGTPTKK, encoded by the exons ggGTCCTGGACATGACCGCTACGGAGAATACAATCCGTTTCAGTGTCCACACCCTGGACAAAGCCACCAAAGCAAAAGTCACTCTAGAAAATTATTACAGTAACTTAGTAGCCCAACATGTAGAGCGAAAACAAAG GTTAGCAAAATTAGAAGAATCCTTAAAGGACGATAGTCTCTCTGAGGAACAAAAGATGGAAAAGAGACTGCAACACGCCCAAAAAGAAACCGAATTTCTTAGATTAAAACGATCTCGATTAGGCGTCGAAGACTTCGAACCACTCAAAGTGATAGGTAGAGGGGCATTCGGAGAAGTTAGATTAGTTCAGAAAAAAGACACCGGTCATGTTTACGCGATGAAAATCCTCAGAAAGGCAGACATGTTAGAAAAAGAACAG gTTGCCCATGTCAGAGCAGAACGTGATATCTTAGTTGAAGCCGATCATCAATGGGTGGTGAAGATGTATTATAGTTTTCAAGATcctattaatttatatttaataatggaATTTCTACCTGGCGGTGATATGATGACTCTCCTAATGAAAAAAGACACATTATCAGAAGAGTGTACGCAATTCTATATCAGTGAAACGGCCCTCGCCATCGATTCTATACATAAACTCGGTTTTATACACAGAGACATTAAACCCGATAATTTATTACTCGATGCCAAAGGGCATCTCAAATTATCCGATTTCGGATTGTGTACCGGTTTAAAGAAATCCCACAGGACGGATTTTTACAGAGACTTAAGTCAAGCGAAACCTTCGGATTTTA TCATTACCTCGAGTCCTATGGATAGTAAACGAAGGGCGGaaagttggaaaaaaaatagGAGAGCTCTAGCTTATAGTACCGTCGGTACGCCGGATTATATAGCCCCCGAAGTATTTATGCAAACGGGATACGGACCAGCTTGCGATTGGTGGTCGTTAGGAGTTATTATGTACGAAATGTTGATCGGTTATCCGCCATTTTGTTCGGAAAATCCTCAAGATACGTATACGAAAGTGATGAATTGGAGGGATACGTTGGTGTTTCCAGCCGAGGTACCTATCTCCGAAGAGGCCAAAGATACAATTATCAA ATTCTGTTGTGAAGCGGACAGAAGACTAGGATCTCAAAAAGGTTTAGAAGACCTAAAATTAAATCAGTTCTATCGCGGTGTGGATTGGGAACATATTAGAGAAAGGCCGGCAGCCATACCGGTAGAAGTTAAATCTATAGACGATACGTCAAACTTTGACGATTTTCCCGATGTCAAACTTGAAATTC CTTCTGCTCCTCTGACTCAAGACGGCGAAGTCAGCTACAAAGATTGGGTTTTCATAAACTACACATTCAAAAGGTTCGAGGGTCTCACACAAAGGGGCACGCCGACGAAGAAATAg
- the LOC130445007 gene encoding serine/threonine-protein kinase tricornered isoform X2 gives MIRFFSCMDCLVVTDMWYPCKVFLQAVSQKDQGVLDMTATENTIRFSVHTLDKATKAKVTLENYYSNLVAQHVERKQRLAKLEESLKDDSLSEEQKMEKRLQHAQKETEFLRLKRSRLGVEDFEPLKVIGRGAFGEVRLVQKKDTGHVYAMKILRKADMLEKEQVAHVRAERDILVEADHQWVVKMYYSFQDPINLYLIMEFLPGGDMMTLLMKKDTLSEECTQFYISETALAIDSIHKLGFIHRDIKPDNLLLDAKGHLKLSDFGLCTGLKKSHRTDFYRDLSQAKPSDFIITSSPMDSKRRAESWKKNRRALAYSTVGTPDYIAPEVFMQTGYGPACDWWSLGVIMYEMLIGYPPFCSENPQDTYTKVMNWRDTLVFPAEVPISEEAKDTIIKFCCEADRRLGSQKGLEDLKLNQFYRGVDWEHIRERPAAIPVEVKSIDDTSNFDDFPDVKLEIPSAPLTQDGEVSYKDWVFINYTFKRFEGLTQRGTPTKK, from the exons ggGTCCTGGACATGACCGCTACGGAGAATACAATCCGTTTCAGTGTCCACACCCTGGACAAAGCCACCAAAGCAAAAGTCACTCTAGAAAATTATTACAGTAACTTAGTAGCCCAACATGTAGAGCGAAAACAAAG GTTAGCAAAATTAGAAGAATCCTTAAAGGACGATAGTCTCTCTGAGGAACAAAAGATGGAAAAGAGACTGCAACACGCCCAAAAAGAAACCGAATTTCTTAGATTAAAACGATCTCGATTAGGCGTCGAAGACTTCGAACCACTCAAAGTGATAGGTAGAGGGGCATTCGGAGAAGTTAGATTAGTTCAGAAAAAAGACACCGGTCATGTTTACGCGATGAAAATCCTCAGAAAGGCAGACATGTTAGAAAAAGAACAG gTTGCCCATGTCAGAGCAGAACGTGATATCTTAGTTGAAGCCGATCATCAATGGGTGGTGAAGATGTATTATAGTTTTCAAGATcctattaatttatatttaataatggaATTTCTACCTGGCGGTGATATGATGACTCTCCTAATGAAAAAAGACACATTATCAGAAGAGTGTACGCAATTCTATATCAGTGAAACGGCCCTCGCCATCGATTCTATACATAAACTCGGTTTTATACACAGAGACATTAAACCCGATAATTTATTACTCGATGCCAAAGGGCATCTCAAATTATCCGATTTCGGATTGTGTACCGGTTTAAAGAAATCCCACAGGACGGATTTTTACAGAGACTTAAGTCAAGCGAAACCTTCGGATTTTA TCATTACCTCGAGTCCTATGGATAGTAAACGAAGGGCGGaaagttggaaaaaaaatagGAGAGCTCTAGCTTATAGTACCGTCGGTACGCCGGATTATATAGCCCCCGAAGTATTTATGCAAACGGGATACGGACCAGCTTGCGATTGGTGGTCGTTAGGAGTTATTATGTACGAAATGTTGATCGGTTATCCGCCATTTTGTTCGGAAAATCCTCAAGATACGTATACGAAAGTGATGAATTGGAGGGATACGTTGGTGTTTCCAGCCGAGGTACCTATCTCCGAAGAGGCCAAAGATACAATTATCAA ATTCTGTTGTGAAGCGGACAGAAGACTAGGATCTCAAAAAGGTTTAGAAGACCTAAAATTAAATCAGTTCTATCGCGGTGTGGATTGGGAACATATTAGAGAAAGGCCGGCAGCCATACCGGTAGAAGTTAAATCTATAGACGATACGTCAAACTTTGACGATTTTCCCGATGTCAAACTTGAAATTC CTTCTGCTCCTCTGACTCAAGACGGCGAAGTCAGCTACAAAGATTGGGTTTTCATAAACTACACATTCAAAAGGTTCGAGGGTCTCACACAAAGGGGCACGCCGACGAAGAAATAg